A portion of the Bacteroides faecium genome contains these proteins:
- a CDS encoding ABC transporter permease, with protein MVKKIFAQAYLWILLLLLYSPIVIIVIYSFTEAKVLGNWTGFSTKLYTSLFTTGTHHSLMNALINTITIALLAATASTLLGSVAAIGIFNLKSRSRKAISFVNSIPILNGDIITGISLFLLFVSLGITQGYTTVVLAHITFCTPYVVLSVLPRLKQMNPNIYEAALDLGATPMQALWKVIVPEIRPGMISGFMLALTLSIDDFAVTVFTIGNQGLETLSTYIYADARKGGLTPELRPLSAIIFVVVLALLIVINYRAGKAKKK; from the coding sequence ATGGTAAAGAAAATATTTGCGCAGGCTTACTTGTGGATATTGCTGTTGTTGCTTTATTCTCCTATCGTTATTATCGTCATCTATTCTTTCACCGAAGCGAAAGTGCTGGGCAACTGGACGGGTTTCTCTACCAAACTTTATACTTCGCTTTTCACTACGGGCACGCATCATTCTTTGATGAATGCATTGATTAATACGATTACTATTGCCTTGCTGGCTGCAACGGCATCTACCTTGCTGGGTAGTGTGGCTGCTATCGGCATCTTTAATCTGAAATCCCGTTCGCGCAAAGCGATTAGTTTTGTGAATAGCATTCCTATTCTGAACGGAGATATCATCACGGGTATTTCGCTTTTCCTTTTGTTCGTTTCTTTGGGAATCACGCAAGGATATACCACCGTAGTGCTTGCCCATATCACTTTCTGCACGCCTTACGTTGTGTTGAGCGTTCTGCCTCGCCTGAAGCAGATGAATCCGAATATCTATGAAGCTGCCCTCGATTTGGGAGCAACTCCCATGCAAGCCTTGTGGAAAGTCATAGTGCCGGAGATTCGTCCGGGAATGATTAGTGGCTTTATGCTTGCATTGACACTGTCTATTGATGATTTTGCCGTGACGGTATTTACCATCGGTAATCAGGGCTTGGAGACGCTCTCTACTTATATTTATGCCGATGCCCGCAAAGGTGGTCTGACACCGGAGCTTCGCCCGCTTTCCGCTATTATTTTTGTTGTGGTGCTGGCGTTGCTTATTGTAATCAATTACCGGGCAGGGAAAGCGAAGAAGAAATAA
- a CDS encoding ABC transporter permease, producing MNKRFLVFLSSRKSWTLPYIIFSAIFVVIPLFLIVVYAFTDDNGHLTLANFQKFFEHPEAINTFVYSIGIAIITTLVCLLLGYPAAWILSNSKLNRSKTMVVLFILPMWVNILVRTLATVALFDFFSVPLGEGALIFGMVYNFIPFMIYPIYNTLQKMDHSYIEAAQDLGANPVQVFLKAVLPLSMPGVMSGIMMVFMPTISTFAIAELLTMNNIKLFGTTIQENINNSMWNYGAALSLIMLLLIAATSLFSTDDKDNSNEGGGLW from the coding sequence GTGAATAAGAGGTTTTTAGTCTTTTTGTCATCACGTAAGAGTTGGACTCTCCCTTACATTATTTTCTCGGCGATCTTTGTGGTCATACCGTTGTTCTTGATTGTCGTGTATGCGTTTACCGACGATAACGGTCATTTGACACTCGCCAATTTTCAGAAGTTCTTCGAGCATCCCGAAGCAATCAATACCTTTGTCTATTCGATAGGTATTGCTATTATCACCACCCTTGTTTGTCTTTTGCTGGGTTATCCCGCAGCTTGGATACTGAGTAACAGTAAGCTGAACCGTTCTAAAACGATGGTTGTCCTGTTTATCCTGCCGATGTGGGTGAATATCCTGGTGCGTACCCTGGCTACGGTTGCCCTATTCGACTTTTTCAGCGTGCCGCTGGGCGAAGGAGCTTTGATATTCGGTATGGTGTACAACTTTATCCCCTTTATGATTTATCCTATCTATAACACGTTGCAGAAGATGGATCATAGTTATATCGAAGCTGCGCAGGACTTGGGAGCCAATCCCGTACAAGTCTTTCTGAAAGCAGTCCTTCCGCTTTCCATGCCGGGGGTGATGAGTGGCATTATGATGGTGTTCATGCCGACTATATCGACTTTCGCCATTGCCGAGCTATTGACGATGAACAATATCAAACTCTTCGGTACGACGATTCAGGAAAATATCAATAACAGTATGTGGAATTATGGTGCGGCGCTTTCACTTATCATGCTGTTGCTGATTGCCGCCACTTCTTTATTCAGCACAGACGATAAGGACAATTCTAACGAAGGGGGTGGGCTATGGTAA
- a CDS encoding hybrid sensor histidine kinase/response regulator transcription factor, protein MKYLIQTSSLISSALAILILYQLNFTSAVLAGAIAIYWIIIHITTIQKERNLLKEGNQYFIDSFENIRTPLTLVHTPLKIACNDICLENIRQELSLAIQNIDYLNVHLTRLMDLKQLFVNSERLDSSEYELGIFIKNRIDSLQTHAANNLVELNIKTDFSYASAWFDQSKISPVIDRFIKNAIDHTGQKKTITLLITSNSQNWQIKIADFENKKLVQCYKCKNWQLLKRKEELEYNFAKNIFCKKLIKLCNGKILINHSNRSITLKFPSKDSPESVSKHTAIQITSNPIEEKIDTLFGKDSQKRNSAKPVVVLADSNKEFRLYLEERLSKDFIVKSFGNGTDALECIKEEYPDLVICDIMLHGMYGNELSSRLKTSGETSVIPIILYGSRIDIGQRSKRESSLADIFLYMPFHIEDLKIEMNVLIKNNRFLRKSFLQKIFGKQFLEVEEEEILDEGNYDLINQVKEFILRNIDKENLTIDEIASELYMSRTAFFTKWKALTGEAPKYLIYRIRMEKARELLESGNYSVSVLPEMIGLKNLKNFRHKYKEYFGITPSESITKKQ, encoded by the coding sequence ATGAAATACTTAATACAAACGTCGTCCCTCATTTCCAGCGCTCTAGCGATACTCATTCTTTATCAATTAAACTTTACATCAGCAGTTCTAGCAGGAGCAATCGCAATTTATTGGATTATAATTCATATCACTACGATACAGAAAGAAAGAAATCTTTTGAAAGAAGGGAATCAATATTTTATAGACTCTTTCGAAAATATCCGTACTCCGCTTACATTAGTTCATACTCCATTGAAAATTGCATGTAATGATATCTGTCTCGAAAATATCAGACAAGAATTATCATTAGCCATCCAAAACATAGATTACCTCAACGTACATTTAACCAGATTGATGGATTTAAAGCAATTGTTTGTAAATTCGGAAAGGCTGGATTCCTCAGAATACGAATTGGGAATATTCATTAAAAACAGAATTGATTCTTTACAAACACATGCTGCCAACAACCTGGTAGAACTGAATATAAAAACAGATTTTAGTTATGCCAGCGCCTGGTTCGACCAAAGTAAAATATCACCGGTCATCGACAGATTCATAAAAAATGCCATAGACCATACCGGGCAAAAAAAAACAATTACCCTGCTAATCACCTCAAATTCTCAAAACTGGCAAATAAAAATAGCTGATTTCGAAAACAAGAAGCTAGTTCAATGCTACAAATGCAAAAACTGGCAACTGCTCAAACGAAAAGAAGAACTCGAATACAATTTCGCGAAAAATATATTCTGCAAAAAGCTGATAAAATTATGCAATGGCAAGATTCTGATTAATCATTCCAACCGCTCCATTACTCTGAAATTCCCTTCAAAAGATTCACCGGAAAGTGTCTCCAAACATACCGCCATACAAATTACATCAAATCCGATAGAAGAAAAAATAGATACCTTGTTCGGCAAGGACTCACAAAAGAGAAATTCCGCTAAACCAGTGGTCGTTCTTGCTGACAGCAACAAAGAATTCAGATTGTACCTAGAAGAACGTTTATCTAAGGATTTTATTGTAAAAAGCTTCGGAAACGGCACGGATGCTTTAGAATGTATAAAAGAGGAATACCCGGATTTAGTGATTTGCGACATCATGCTTCATGGAATGTACGGCAACGAACTATCATCGAGGCTAAAAACATCGGGAGAAACCTCTGTTATCCCAATCATTCTCTACGGTTCACGCATAGACATAGGGCAACGCAGCAAAAGAGAAAGCTCCCTCGCCGACATATTCTTATATATGCCTTTCCATATTGAAGATTTAAAAATAGAAATGAATGTCCTTATCAAAAACAACCGTTTCCTCAGAAAATCATTCCTGCAGAAAATATTCGGAAAGCAATTTCTGGAAGTTGAGGAAGAGGAAATCTTAGATGAAGGCAATTACGACCTTATCAATCAGGTAAAAGAATTTATTCTAAGAAATATAGATAAAGAAAATCTGACGATAGACGAAATCGCCTCGGAGCTATATATGAGCAGAACCGCTTTCTTCACTAAATGGAAGGCGCTGACAGGAGAAGCACCCAAATATTTGATTTACCGGATACGTATGGAAAAAGCACGGGAATTACTGGAAAGCGGAAATTACTCTGTCAGCGTTCTTCCTGAAATGATTGGCTTGAAGAATCTCAAGAACTTCCGCCATAAGTACAAAGAGTACTTCGGGATAACGCCAAGCGAGTCTATCACGAAAAAACAATAA
- a CDS encoding ATP-binding protein, with the protein MSTPVNTFRKLPIGIQSFEFLRSEGYLYVDKTALIYRLVTKGKLYFLSRPRRFGKSLLLSTLEAYFKGKKELFEGLAIEQLEQNWFEYPVLHLDLNAEKYDSRERLEKMLELQLESWETTYGVDKGTMTYSGRFSTIIQRAYEQTGHRVVVLVDEYDKPMLQTFDNPDLQEDFRKTLTAFYTVLKSADPYLQFVFITGVTKFAQMGIFSTLNQLNDISFDLEYNTLCGMTRTEIEATFIPELQALTEQTETTYEQAVEQLARQYDGYRFTPEKGFTPMYNPFSVLSALAKSRFGDYWFASGTPTFLVEMLKRTDLDLRELDGIEVSSASLKESGIEINNPIPIMYQSGYLTIKTYYEHTDTYALSFPNEEVRYSFLHYAVPLYTPLSYLKIYPYIVRSVRELRSGDIEAFLNRLTCFFADFPYELNVKTERHYQVVFYLVFKLMGQFTQAEVRTAKGRADAVVKTADYIYVFEFKLHGTAEEALKQIDDKGYLLTIDGRQLVKVGVAFDAEKRNLGKWLIG; encoded by the coding sequence ATGAGTACGCCAGTTAATACGTTCCGCAAGCTCCCAATAGGGATACAAAGTTTCGAATTTCTCCGTTCGGAAGGATATCTATATGTAGATAAAACAGCTTTAATCTACCGTCTCGTCACAAAAGGGAAGCTATACTTCCTCAGTCGTCCCCGACGTTTCGGAAAAAGTCTGTTGCTCTCTACCCTTGAAGCTTACTTCAAAGGAAAGAAAGAATTATTCGAAGGGCTCGCCATCGAGCAGTTGGAGCAGAATTGGTTTGAATATCCTGTGTTGCACCTCGACCTTAATGCCGAAAAATATGACAGTCGCGAACGGTTGGAAAAAATGCTTGAGTTGCAACTGGAAAGTTGGGAGACAACGTATGGCGTAGATAAAGGTACTATGACATATTCCGGACGTTTTTCCACAATCATTCAGCGTGCTTACGAACAGACCGGACACCGCGTTGTTGTGCTCGTAGACGAATATGACAAACCCATGCTTCAAACATTCGATAACCCCGATTTGCAGGAAGACTTCCGCAAAACGCTGACCGCTTTCTATACAGTACTTAAAAGTGCTGACCCATATCTTCAATTTGTCTTTATCACCGGAGTGACCAAGTTTGCACAGATGGGAATATTCAGTACGCTAAACCAGTTGAATGATATCAGCTTCGACCTCGAATACAACACTCTCTGCGGCATGACACGTACAGAAATCGAAGCGACTTTTATCCCCGAATTGCAAGCATTGACAGAGCAGACGGAAACAACTTACGAACAGGCTGTGGAACAGCTAGCCCGCCAGTATGACGGCTACCGTTTTACTCCGGAAAAAGGATTTACTCCCATGTACAACCCTTTCAGCGTACTTAGCGCTCTTGCCAAATCACGTTTCGGTGATTATTGGTTTGCGAGCGGAACGCCGACATTCTTGGTAGAGATGCTCAAAAGGACGGACTTAGACCTGCGGGAATTGGACGGCATTGAAGTATCGTCCGCCTCATTAAAAGAAAGTGGGATAGAGATAAATAATCCTATACCCATAATGTATCAGAGCGGATATTTAACTATTAAGACTTATTATGAACATACTGATACATATGCTCTCAGCTTTCCCAATGAAGAAGTGAGGTATTCTTTTCTACACTATGCCGTACCTTTATATACTCCGCTCTCATATTTAAAGATATATCCTTATATAGTGAGGTCTGTACGCGAACTACGCAGCGGCGACATTGAAGCTTTCCTCAACCGGCTCACCTGCTTCTTCGCAGACTTCCCCTACGAGCTGAATGTGAAAACGGAACGTCACTACCAAGTAGTATTCTACCTGGTCTTCAAACTGATGGGACAATTCACACAAGCCGAAGTGCGTACCGCCAAAGGACGTGCTGACGCCGTAGTAAAGACAGCAGACTATATTTATGTATTCGAATTCAAACTGCATGGCACTGCCGAAGAGGCGTTGAAGCAGATCGATGACAAAGGATATCTCCTTACCATTGACGGCAGGCAGCTGGTGAAAGTCGGAGTCGCTTTCGATGCAGAAAAACGAAATCTGGGAAAGTGGCTGATTGGATAA
- a CDS encoding ATP-binding protein — MNTPVNTFRKLPIGIQSFEKLRSEGFMYVDKTALVFRLVQAGIPCFLSRPRRFGKSLLLSTLEAYFKGKKELFEGLAIEQLEQNWFEYPVLHLSLNAEKYDSRERLEKMLELQLESWETTYGVDKGTMTYSGRFSTIIRRAYEQSGRRVVVLVDEYDKPMLQTFDNPDLQEDFRKTLTAFYTVLKDADPYLQFVFITGVTKFAQMGIFSTLNQLNDISFDLEYNTLCGMTRTEIEATFIPELQALTKQTETTYEQAVEQLTRQYDGYRFTPEKGFTPMYNPFSVLSALAKSRFGDYWFASGTPTFLVEMLKRTDFDLRELDGIEVSSASLNDDRANISNPIPMIYQSGYLTIKAYDQRFRTYTLGFPNEEVKYGFLNFAAPFYTPVTSTDTSFYIGKFVHELETGETEAFLNRLTCFFADFPYELNVKTERHYQVVFYLVFKLMGQFTQAEVRTAKGRADAVVKTADYIYVFEFKLHGTAEEALKQIDDKGYLLPYTIDGRQLVKVGVAFDAEKRNLGEWLIG; from the coding sequence ATGAATACGCCAGTTAATACGTTCCGCAAGCTCCCGATAGGGATACAAAGTTTTGAGAAACTTCGTTCCGAAGGATTCATGTATGTAGACAAGACAGCACTCGTGTTTCGCTTGGTTCAGGCTGGTATTCCTTGTTTTCTTAGCCGTCCCCGACGTTTCGGGAAAAGCCTGTTGCTTTCTACCCTTGAAGCCTACTTCAAAGGAAAGAAAGAATTATTCGAAGGACTTGCCATTGAGCAGTTGGAACAGAACTGGTTTGAATATCCTGTGTTGCACCTGAGTCTGAATGCCGAAAAATATGACAGTCGCGAACGGTTGGAAAAGATGCTTGAGTTACAACTGGAAAGTTGGGAGACAACGTATGGCGTAGATAAAGGTACTATGACATATTCCGGCCGATTTTCCACGATCATCCGACGTGCTTACGAACAGAGCGGACGACGTGTTGTAGTGCTTGTTGACGAGTATGACAAGCCCATGCTTCAAACGTTTGATAATCCCGATTTGCAAGAAGACTTCCGCAAAACGCTGACCGCTTTCTATACAGTGCTTAAAGATGCTGATCCTTATCTTCAGTTTGTCTTTATCACCGGAGTGACCAAATTTGCACAGATGGGAATATTCAGTACACTCAACCAGTTGAATGATATCAGCTTCGACCTCGAATACAACACTCTCTGCGGCATGACACGTACAGAAATCGAAGCGACTTTTATCCCCGAATTGCAAGCATTGACAAAGCAGACGGAAACAACTTACGAACAGGCTGTAGAGCAGCTAACCCGCCAGTACGACGGCTACCGCTTTACTCCGGAAAAAGGATTTACTCCCATGTACAATCCGTTCAGCGTACTTAGCGCTCTTGCCAAATCACGTTTCGGTGATTATTGGTTTGCCAGCGGAACACCGACGTTTCTGGTAGAGATGCTCAAAAGGACAGACTTCGACCTGCGGGAATTGGACGGCATAGAAGTATCTTCCGCCTCATTGAACGACGACAGGGCGAACATCAGCAATCCCATTCCGATGATTTATCAAAGCGGATATCTGACAATAAAAGCCTATGACCAACGTTTTCGTACATATACGTTAGGATTCCCCAACGAAGAAGTGAAGTATGGTTTCCTCAACTTTGCAGCACCTTTCTACACTCCTGTCACATCTACTGATACATCCTTTTATATCGGGAAATTTGTTCATGAACTGGAGACGGGTGAAACAGAAGCTTTCCTCAACCGGCTCACCTGCTTCTTCGCAGACTTCCCCTACGAGCTGAATGTGAAAACGGAACGTCACTACCAAGTAGTATTCTACCTGGTCTTCAAACTGATGGGACAATTCACACAAGCCGAAGTGCGTACCGCCAAAGGACGTGCCGACGCCGTAGTAAAGACAGCAGACTACATTTATGTTTTCGAATTCAAACTGCATGGCACTGCCGAAGAAGCTTTGAAACAGATTGATGACAAAGGCTATCTCCTGCCTTACACCATCGACGGCAGGCAGCTGGTGAAAGTCGGAGTCGCTTTCGATGCAGAAAAACGAAATCTGGGAGAGTGGCTGATTGGATGA
- the potA gene encoding polyamine ABC transporter ATP-binding protein produces the protein MNMQEDKSIIEVSHVSKYFGEKTALDDVTLKVKKGEFVTMLGPSGCGKTTLLRLIAGFQTASEGEIRISGKEITQTPPHKRPVNTVFQKYALFPHLNVYDNIAFGLKLKKTPKQTIGKKVKAALKMVGMTDYEYRDVDSLSGGQQQRVAIARAIVNEPEVLLLDEPLAALDLKMRKDMQMELKEMHKSLGITFVYVTHDQEEALTLSDTIVVMSEGKIQQIGTPIDIYNEPINSFVADFIGESNILNGTMIHDKLVRFCGTEFECVDEGFGENVPVDVVIRPEDLYIFPVSDMAQLTGVVQTSIFKGVHYEMTVLCGGYEFLVQDYHHFEVGAEVGLLVKPFDIHIMKKERICNTFEGKLLDATHVEFLGCSFECAPVEGMEPDTNIKVEVDFDKVILQDNEEDGTLTGEVKFILYKGDHYHLTVFSDWDENVFVDTNDVWDDGDRVGITIPPDAIRVIKITD, from the coding sequence ATGAATATGCAAGAAGATAAATCCATCATTGAGGTGAGCCATGTCTCGAAGTATTTTGGCGAGAAAACAGCATTGGATGATGTGACTCTGAAGGTGAAAAAGGGCGAATTTGTCACGATGCTCGGGCCTTCCGGTTGCGGGAAAACCACGTTATTGCGTCTCATTGCCGGTTTTCAGACGGCTTCGGAAGGAGAAATCCGAATTTCGGGGAAGGAAATCACACAAACTCCGCCCCATAAGCGTCCGGTAAACACGGTATTCCAGAAATATGCCCTGTTTCCGCACTTGAATGTTTACGACAATATCGCTTTCGGTCTGAAACTGAAAAAGACACCGAAGCAGACCATTGGGAAGAAAGTGAAAGCTGCTCTGAAAATGGTAGGCATGACGGATTATGAATATCGGGATGTCGATTCTCTTTCCGGCGGTCAGCAACAGCGTGTAGCCATCGCCCGTGCCATTGTCAACGAGCCGGAAGTGTTGTTGCTGGATGAACCGCTGGCAGCGCTCGACCTGAAAATGCGTAAGGATATGCAGATGGAACTCAAGGAGATGCATAAATCTTTGGGAATCACATTTGTCTACGTCACTCACGATCAGGAAGAGGCGCTTACATTGAGTGACACGATTGTCGTGATGAGTGAAGGGAAGATTCAGCAGATCGGTACGCCGATTGATATTTATAATGAGCCTATCAATTCATTTGTTGCGGACTTTATCGGAGAAAGTAACATCTTGAATGGAACGATGATTCATGACAAACTGGTGCGTTTCTGCGGTACGGAGTTCGAATGTGTGGACGAAGGATTCGGTGAGAATGTTCCGGTAGATGTGGTGATCCGTCCGGAAGACCTGTATATTTTCCCGGTTTCGGATATGGCGCAGTTGACGGGAGTGGTGCAGACTTCCATATTCAAAGGCGTGCATTATGAAATGACCGTGCTTTGCGGCGGTTATGAATTCCTTGTGCAGGATTACCATCATTTTGAGGTAGGGGCGGAAGTCGGTCTGCTGGTGAAGCCTTTCGATATTCATATTATGAAGAAAGAGCGTATCTGCAATACTTTTGAAGGAAAGTTGCTGGATGCCACTCATGTGGAATTCCTCGGTTGCAGCTTTGAGTGTGCTCCTGTAGAGGGCATGGAACCCGATACGAACATCAAAGTGGAAGTGGATTTCGACAAGGTGATTCTTCAGGATAATGAAGAAGACGGAACGCTGACGGGAGAGGTGAAGTTCATCCTTTACAAGGGTGACCATTATCATCTGACGGTGTTCTCCGACTGGGACGAGAATGTATTTGTAGATACGAATGATGTATGGGACGACGGCGACCGCGTAGGTATTACCATCCCCCCGGATGCCATTCGTGTAATTAAAATAACCGATTAA
- a CDS encoding DUF4840 domain-containing protein, protein MKTLTKMKKVCCFNRFVLFAMALSIVTSFTACSSDDDSDIPVYSLKDVDGNYSGTMLTESDPVSPQANAEEGEEPAGAEVTAEVKDNQIMIKKLPVEDLIKSIVGEENAGAIIENLDDINYNIPYTPTFDESKSTILLQLKPEPLEIKFTAPTQVQEEGQEPAETLITVTIEAEKNGVYAYDGKKLAFIIKATGVKVGEADLNKFPVTTFTFSMVKK, encoded by the coding sequence ATGAAAACTTTAACTAAAATGAAAAAAGTTTGTTGTTTTAATCGCTTTGTCTTATTTGCAATGGCACTGAGTATAGTAACTTCTTTTACTGCATGCAGCAGTGACGACGATTCAGACATTCCCGTATATTCCCTTAAAGACGTTGATGGTAATTATTCCGGTACAATGCTGACAGAATCCGACCCCGTCAGTCCCCAGGCAAATGCAGAAGAGGGAGAAGAACCGGCAGGAGCCGAAGTTACTGCCGAAGTAAAAGACAATCAGATTATGATCAAGAAACTTCCGGTTGAAGACCTGATTAAAAGCATTGTTGGTGAAGAAAATGCCGGAGCTATCATTGAAAACTTGGATGATATCAACTACAACATTCCTTATACACCGACTTTTGATGAAAGTAAATCAACTATCTTACTGCAACTAAAACCTGAACCACTGGAAATTAAATTCACCGCTCCGACTCAAGTACAAGAAGAAGGGCAAGAACCGGCTGAAACTCTTATAACAGTAACTATTGAAGCTGAAAAGAATGGTGTTTACGCTTATGACGGCAAAAAACTGGCATTCATTATCAAAGCAACAGGAGTAAAAGTCGGAGAAGCGGATCTCAATAAGTTCCCCGTTACAACATTCACTTTCAGCATGGTCAAGAAGTAA
- a CDS encoding DNA alkylation repair protein, which yields MTTTENIRKELQDLVDSKYQEFHSALVPGVGNILGVRIPQLRILAKEIAKRDDWRMFVEATDTKFYEETMLQGMVIGLAKMELDERMKHISMFVPRIDNWAVCDIFCGELKTAAKKGKETIWQFIQPYLASTKEFEIRFGIVMLFHYIDEEHIDALLAYADTFSHDAYYARMAMAWMISICFIKFPEKTMEYLKQSKLDNWTYNKSLQKTIESLRVDKETKDVLRSMKRR from the coding sequence ATGACAACAACAGAAAACATTCGAAAAGAATTGCAGGATTTAGTAGACTCCAAGTATCAGGAGTTTCATTCTGCCCTGGTCCCCGGAGTCGGAAATATCCTCGGCGTACGTATTCCGCAACTGCGGATATTGGCTAAAGAAATCGCAAAGAGAGACGACTGGCGTATGTTCGTGGAAGCAACCGATACTAAGTTTTATGAAGAAACAATGCTTCAGGGAATGGTTATCGGATTAGCTAAAATGGAGCTGGACGAACGAATGAAACACATAAGCATGTTCGTTCCACGTATCGACAACTGGGCTGTATGCGATATCTTTTGCGGCGAACTGAAAACTGCCGCGAAAAAAGGAAAAGAAACTATATGGCAGTTTATCCAGCCTTACCTCGCATCTACCAAAGAGTTCGAAATCCGCTTCGGGATTGTAATGCTTTTCCATTATATAGACGAAGAGCATATTGACGCATTGCTGGCATACGCAGACACTTTCAGCCACGATGCTTATTATGCACGTATGGCTATGGCCTGGATGATATCCATCTGTTTCATCAAATTCCCCGAAAAGACAATGGAGTATCTAAAACAGAGCAAGCTGGATAATTGGACTTATAATAAATCATTGCAGAAAACGATTGAATCCCTTCGCGTAGACAAGGAGACAAAAGACGTACTCCGCAGTATGAAACGGAGATAA
- a CDS encoding ABC transporter substrate-binding protein, whose protein sequence is MKRIIPVILLLLSLTGCYNSGEPRERVLKIYNWADYIGDGVLEDFQAYYKEQTGEDIRIVYQTFDINEIMLTKIEKGHEDFDVVCPSEYIIERMLKKHLLLPIDTNFAHSPNYMNNVAPFIREQINKLSQPGEEASRYAVCYMWGTAGLLYNRAYVPDSVAASWDCLWNKKYAGKILMKDSYRDAYGTAIIYAHAKELEEGTVTVEELMNDYSPQAMELAEKYLKALKPNIAGWEADFGKEMMTKNKAWLNMTWSGDAIWAIEEANAVGVELDYEVPKEGSNIWYDGWVIPKYARNPEAASYFINFMCRPDIALRNMDFCGYVSSIATPEILEEKIDTTLTYFSDLSYFFGPGADSVQIDKIQYPDRKVVERCAMIRDFGDKTKEVLDIWSRIKGDNLGVGITILIFVVVALMSGWMIYKRWQRYSRQKQQRRRSRRKKVKRN, encoded by the coding sequence ATGAAAAGAATAATTCCTGTTATCCTGTTGTTGCTGAGTTTGACGGGATGTTATAATTCTGGCGAGCCTCGCGAACGGGTTCTCAAAATCTATAACTGGGCGGATTATATCGGGGATGGTGTGCTCGAGGATTTTCAAGCATATTATAAGGAACAGACGGGTGAAGATATTCGTATCGTTTATCAGACATTCGACATTAACGAGATAATGTTGACCAAGATTGAGAAAGGTCATGAGGATTTCGACGTGGTTTGCCCTTCGGAATACATTATTGAGCGTATGTTGAAGAAGCACCTGCTTCTGCCTATTGATACGAACTTTGCCCATTCTCCCAACTATATGAACAATGTGGCTCCGTTCATACGGGAGCAGATTAATAAATTGAGCCAGCCGGGTGAAGAAGCCAGCCGTTATGCGGTATGCTATATGTGGGGAACTGCGGGACTCCTTTATAACCGGGCTTATGTTCCTGATTCGGTCGCTGCATCCTGGGATTGTCTTTGGAATAAGAAGTATGCCGGCAAAATCCTGATGAAAGATAGTTACCGCGACGCTTACGGCACGGCTATTATTTATGCGCACGCCAAGGAGCTGGAAGAGGGGACTGTGACGGTGGAAGAACTGATGAACGACTATTCTCCACAGGCTATGGAACTTGCGGAAAAATATCTGAAAGCCCTGAAACCGAATATAGCAGGCTGGGAAGCCGATTTCGGCAAGGAGATGATGACGAAGAACAAGGCTTGGCTGAATATGACCTGGAGCGGTGATGCAATATGGGCGATTGAAGAAGCCAACGCGGTAGGTGTGGAGCTGGATTACGAAGTTCCCAAGGAAGGAAGTAATATATGGTATGACGGTTGGGTGATTCCGAAATATGCAAGGAATCCGGAAGCAGCCAGTTACTTTATCAACTTCATGTGCCGTCCGGACATTGCTCTGAGAAATATGGATTTCTGCGGATATGTAAGTTCGATTGCTACTCCGGAGATTCTGGAAGAGAAGATAGACACGACACTTACCTATTTTTCCGATCTTAGTTATTTCTTCGGACCGGGCGCCGATAGCGTACAGATTGACAAGATACAATATCCCGACCGCAAAGTAGTGGAACGATGCGCTATGATTCGTGACTTCGGCGATAAGACGAAAGAAGTTCTTGATATCTGGTCGCGTATTAAGGGGGATAATTTGGGAGTAGGTATTACTATTCTTATTTTTGTCGTTGTTGCCTTGATGAGCGGCTGGATGATATATAAAAGGTGGCAACGTTACAGTCGTCAGAAACAACAGAGACGAAGAAGCAGAAGAAAAAAAGTAAAGAGGAATTAA